The Balearica regulorum gibbericeps isolate bBalReg1 chromosome 12, bBalReg1.pri, whole genome shotgun sequence genome includes a region encoding these proteins:
- the MAP2K1 gene encoding dual specificity mitogen-activated protein kinase kinase 1 isoform X2, whose product MHEFGQNLKDGETGTNLEALQKKLEELELDEQQRKRLEAFLTQKQKVGELKDDDFEKISELGAGNGGVVFKVSHKPSGLIMARKLIHLEIKPAIRNQIIRELQVLHECNSPYIVGFYGAFYSDGEISICMEHMDGGSLDQVLKKAGRIPEQILGKVSIAVIKGLTYLREKHKIMHRDVKPSNILVNSRGEIKLCDFGVSGQLIDSMANSFVGTRSYMSPERLQGTHYSVQSDIWSMGLSLVEMAIGRYPIPPPDSKELELMFGCPVEGDSPVTETSPRQRTPGRPVSSYGPDSRPPMAIFELLDYIVNEPPPKLPNGVFGSEFQDFVNKCLIKNPAERADLKQLMIHAFIKRSEAEEVDFAGWLCSTIGLNQPSTPTHAAGV is encoded by the exons ATGCATGAATTTGGACAGAACCTCAAAGATGGGGAAACTGG GACAAATTTGGAAGCACTTCAGAAGAAGCTGGAAGAACTAGAGTTGGATGAACAGCAACGAAAGCGCCTTGAAGCTTTCCTTACCCAGAAACAAAAAGTTGGAGAGCTGAAGGATGATGACTTTGAGAAGATCAgtgagctgggagcaggaaaTGGTGGTGTGGTCTTCAAAGTATCTCACAAGCCTTCTGGTCTCATAATGGCAAGAAAG TTAATTCACCTAGAGATCAAGCCAGCTATTCGAAACCAGATCATTCGTGAGCTGCAAGTTCTACATGAGTGCAACTCTCCATACATAGTGGGCTTTTATGGAGCTTTTTACAGTGATGGAGAAATCAGCATTTGCATGGAACATATG GATGGCGGCTCCTTGGATCAAGTACTGAAAAAGGCTGGAAGAATTCCAGAGCAGATACTGGGCAAAGTTAGCATTGCG GTAATAAAAGGACTCACATATCTGagagaaaagcataaaataatgCACAGAG atgttaaACCATCTAACATTTTGGTAAACTCTAGAGGTGAAATCAAGCTTTGTGATTTTGGTGTCAGTGGACAACTGATAGATTCTATGGCAAACTCGTTTGTTGGCACACGCTCCTACATGTCT CCGGAAAGACTGCAGGGAACTCATTATTCAGTGCAATCAGATATTTGGAGTATGGGGTTGTCACTGGTAGAAATGGCTATTGGCAGATACCCGATTCCTCCTCCCGACTCCAAGGAGCTTGAATTAATGTTTGGCTGCCCAGTAGAGGGAGATTCTCCAGTCACCGAGACCTCGCCCAGGCAAAGAACACCTGGTCGACCAGTGAGCT CCTATGGACCAGACAGCAGACCCCCAATGGCAATCTTTGAACTTCTTGATTACATCGTCAACGAG ccaccTCCAAAACTGCCCAACGGTGTTTTTGGTTCTGAATTTCAAGATTTTGTTAACAAATG tttaattaaaaatcctgCTGAGAGAGCTGATTTGAAGCAGCTGATG ATTCATGCTTTCATTAAGAGATCTGAAGCGGAGGAGGTGGATTTTGCGGGGTGGCTTTGTTCAACCATAGGCCTTAACCAACCGAGTACACCCACGCATGCTGCTGGAGTCTGA
- the MAP2K1 gene encoding dual specificity mitogen-activated protein kinase kinase 1 isoform X1, whose product MPKKKPGPIQLNPAPDGSAVNGTSSAETNLEALQKKLEELELDEQQRKRLEAFLTQKQKVGELKDDDFEKISELGAGNGGVVFKVSHKPSGLIMARKLIHLEIKPAIRNQIIRELQVLHECNSPYIVGFYGAFYSDGEISICMEHMDGGSLDQVLKKAGRIPEQILGKVSIAVIKGLTYLREKHKIMHRDVKPSNILVNSRGEIKLCDFGVSGQLIDSMANSFVGTRSYMSPERLQGTHYSVQSDIWSMGLSLVEMAIGRYPIPPPDSKELELMFGCPVEGDSPVTETSPRQRTPGRPVSSYGPDSRPPMAIFELLDYIVNEPPPKLPNGVFGSEFQDFVNKCLIKNPAERADLKQLMIHAFIKRSEAEEVDFAGWLCSTIGLNQPSTPTHAAGV is encoded by the exons GACAAATTTGGAAGCACTTCAGAAGAAGCTGGAAGAACTAGAGTTGGATGAACAGCAACGAAAGCGCCTTGAAGCTTTCCTTACCCAGAAACAAAAAGTTGGAGAGCTGAAGGATGATGACTTTGAGAAGATCAgtgagctgggagcaggaaaTGGTGGTGTGGTCTTCAAAGTATCTCACAAGCCTTCTGGTCTCATAATGGCAAGAAAG TTAATTCACCTAGAGATCAAGCCAGCTATTCGAAACCAGATCATTCGTGAGCTGCAAGTTCTACATGAGTGCAACTCTCCATACATAGTGGGCTTTTATGGAGCTTTTTACAGTGATGGAGAAATCAGCATTTGCATGGAACATATG GATGGCGGCTCCTTGGATCAAGTACTGAAAAAGGCTGGAAGAATTCCAGAGCAGATACTGGGCAAAGTTAGCATTGCG GTAATAAAAGGACTCACATATCTGagagaaaagcataaaataatgCACAGAG atgttaaACCATCTAACATTTTGGTAAACTCTAGAGGTGAAATCAAGCTTTGTGATTTTGGTGTCAGTGGACAACTGATAGATTCTATGGCAAACTCGTTTGTTGGCACACGCTCCTACATGTCT CCGGAAAGACTGCAGGGAACTCATTATTCAGTGCAATCAGATATTTGGAGTATGGGGTTGTCACTGGTAGAAATGGCTATTGGCAGATACCCGATTCCTCCTCCCGACTCCAAGGAGCTTGAATTAATGTTTGGCTGCCCAGTAGAGGGAGATTCTCCAGTCACCGAGACCTCGCCCAGGCAAAGAACACCTGGTCGACCAGTGAGCT CCTATGGACCAGACAGCAGACCCCCAATGGCAATCTTTGAACTTCTTGATTACATCGTCAACGAG ccaccTCCAAAACTGCCCAACGGTGTTTTTGGTTCTGAATTTCAAGATTTTGTTAACAAATG tttaattaaaaatcctgCTGAGAGAGCTGATTTGAAGCAGCTGATG ATTCATGCTTTCATTAAGAGATCTGAAGCGGAGGAGGTGGATTTTGCGGGGTGGCTTTGTTCAACCATAGGCCTTAACCAACCGAGTACACCCACGCATGCTGCTGGAGTCTGA